A genome region from Drosophila simulans strain w501 chromosome 2R, Prin_Dsim_3.1, whole genome shotgun sequence includes the following:
- the LOC6735225 gene encoding protein 4.1 homolog isoform X7, with protein sequence MPAEIKPSAPAEPETPTKSKPKTSSSSHGKPALARVTLLDGSLLDVSIDRKAIGRDVINSICAGLNLIEKDYFGLTYETPTDPRTWLDLEKPVSKFFRTDTWPLTFAVKFYPPEPSQLKEDITRYHLCLQVRNDILEGRLPCTFVTHALLGSYLVQSEMGDYDAEEMPTRAYLKDFKIAPNQTAELEDKVMDLHKTHKGQSPAEAELHYLENAKKLAMYGVDLHPAKDSEGVDIMLGVCASGLLVYRDKLRINRFAWPKILKISYKRHHFYIKIRPGEFEQYESTIGFKLANHRAAKKLWKSCVEHHTFFRLMTPEPVSKSKMFPVFGSTYRYKGRTQAESTNTPVDRTPPKFNRTLSGARLTSRSMDALALAEKEKVARKSSTLDHRGDRNADGDAHSRSPIKNKKEKLMRQSSTGTASASSQSSLEGDYETNLEIEAIEAEPPVQDADKEAKLREKKQKEKEEKERKEREKRELEEKKKAEKAAKAALAAGAAAGAAVNGNDELNDSNKSDKSSGRRVDPNDPRFAGARTTVTHTMTLTGEIDPVTGRIKSEYGDIDPNTGDIDPATAVTDPVTGKLILNYAQIDPSHFGKQAQVQTTTETVPITRQQFFDGVKHISKGALRRDSEGSSDDDMTGQYGTEQVNDVLIGSPAGQAGGKLGKPVSTPTVVKTTTKQVLTKNIDGVTHNVEEEVRNLGTGEVTYSTQEHKADATPTDLSGAYVTATAVTTRTATTHEDLGKNAKTEQLEEKTVATTRTHDPNKQQQRVVTQEVKTTATVTSGDQYQRRDSVSSTSSGDSGTPIDGPYDGASVVRTDNQKSPLFTTSATTGPHVESTRVVLGEDTPGFSGHGEIISTQTVSSKTRTVETITYKTERDGIVETRVEQKITIQSDGDPIDHDKALAEAIQEATAMNPDMTVEKIEIQQQTQ encoded by the exons TGTCCAAGTTCTTCCGCACGGACACTTGGCCTCTCACCTTCGCCGTCAAGTTCTATCCTCCGGAGCCATCGCAGCTGAAGGAGGACATCACGCGCTACCATTTGTGCCTGCAGGTGCGCAATGACATCCTGGAGGGCCGACTGCCCTGCACATTCGTTACCCACGCTCTGCTCGGATCCTACCTGGTGCAGTCGGAGATGGGGGACTACGATGCCGAAGAAATGCCCACCAGGGCCTACCTAAAGGACTTCAAGATCGCACCAAATCAGACTGCCGAGTTGGAGGATAAGGTCATGGATCTGCACAAGACCCACAA gGGACAATCGCCCGCCGAGGCCGAGCTACACTACCTGGAGAATGCTAAGAAGCTGGCCATGTACGGCGTGGACTTGCATCCCGCCAAGGATTCCGAGGGCGTGGACATCATGCTGGGCGTTTGTGCCTCCGGCTTGCTCGTCTACCGCGATAA ATTGCGCATAAACCGCTTTGCCTGGCCCAAGATCCTGAAGATCTCCTACAAGCGCCACCATTTCTACATCAAGATCCGACCGGGTGAATTCGAGCAATACGAATCCACCATTGGCTTCAAACTGGCCAACCATCGTGCCGCCAAGAAACTGTGGAAGTCCTGCGTGGAGCACCACACCTTCTTCCGCCTGATGACCCCCGAGCCGGTCAGCAAGTCCAAGATGTTCCCGGTCTTCGGGTCCACCTACCGCTACAAGGGTCGCACTCAGGCCGAGAGTACGAACACACCCGTGGATCGTACTCCTCCGAAGTTCAACAGGACTCTGTCCGGAGCTCGTCTTACTTCCAGGAGCATGGATG CTCTGGCCTTggccgaaaaggaaaaggTGGCTAGGAAGAGCAGCACCCTGGATCATCGGGGAGATCGAAATGCCGATGGCGATGCCCACAGCCGCAGTCCAATCAAGAACAAGAAGGAGAAG TTGATGCGACAGTCGAGCACCGGCACGGCTTCGGCCTCCTCGCAAAGTTCCCTCGAGGGTGACTACGAGACCAACCTAGAGATTGAGGCCATCGAGGCTGAGCCCCCCGTTCAG GATGCTGATAAGGAGGCTAAGTTGCGTGAGAAGAAGcaaaaggagaaggaggagaaggagcgaAAGGAGCGGGAGAAGCGTGAGTtggaggagaagaagaaggccGAAAAGGCTGCCAAGGCAGCACTTGCCGCTGGTGCCGCTGCAGGAGCGGCTGTTAATG gCAATGACGAGCTGAATGATTCCAACAAGTCTGACAAGTCCTCAGGCAGACGT GTGGACCCCAATGACCCGCGTTTCGCTGGCGCCCGCACCACGGTGACCCACACGATGACGCTGACAGGGGAGATTGACCCCGTGACCGGCAGGATTAAGAGCGAGTATGGCGACATTGACCCGAACACGGGAGACATTGATCCCGCCACGGCTGTCACGGATCCCGTGACCGGAAAACTGATCCTCAACTATGCCCAGATCGATCCCTCGCACTTCGGCAAACAGGCGCAGGTGCAAACCACCACGGAAACGGTACCCATCACCCGCCAGCAGTTCTTCGACGGAGTCAAGCACATAAGCAAGGGCGCTCTACGGCGGGATTCCGAGGGCAGCTCCGATGACGACATGACCGGACAGTATGGTACCGAACAGGTCAATGACGTCTTGATCGGCAGTCCAGCGGGACAGGCGGGCGGCAAGCTGGGCAAGCCAGTGAGCACGCCCACGGTGGTGAAGACCACCACCAAACAGGTGCTGACCAAGAACATCGATGGCGTGACCCACAATGTGGAAGAGGAGGTGCGCAACCTGGGCACCGGCGAGGTCACCTACTCCACGCAGGAACACAAG GCTGATGCTACACCCACCGACCTGAGTGGCGCCTATGTCACGGCCACCGCAGTCACCACCCGCACCGCCACCACGCACGAGGATCTGGGCAAGAACGCCAAGacggagcagctggaggagaagaCGGTGGCCACCACCCGCACCCACGATCccaacaagcagcagcagcgcgtCGTCACCCAGGAGGTGAAGACGACGGCGACTGTCACCAGTGGGGATCAG TATCAGAGGAGGGATAGCGTTTCCTCGACCAGCTCCGGCGATTCGGGCACGCCCATCGACGGACCCTACGATGGTGCCAGTGTGGTGCGCACAGATAACCAG AAATCTCCGCTGTTTACGACCTCCGCCACAACTGGACCCCATGTGGAAAGCACCCGAGTGGTTCTGGGTGAGGACACACCCGGCTTCTCCGGACATGGCGAAATCATCTCCACCCAAACCGTGAGCAGCAAAACCCGCACTGTGGAAACCATTACC TACAAAACCGAACGCGATGGCATTGTGGAGACACGAGTGGAACAGAAGATAACCATTCAGTCCGATGGAGATCCGATCGATCATGACAAAGCCTTGGCCGAGGCAATACAA GAAGCGACGGCCATGAATCCGGACATGACAGTCGAGAAGATTGAAATTCAGCAGCAAACGCAGTag
- the LOC6735225 gene encoding protein 4.1 homolog isoform X1 → MPAEIKPSAPAEPETPTKSKPKTSSSSHGKPALARVTLLDGSLLDVSIDRKAIGRDVINSICAGLNLIEKDYFGLTYETPTDPRTWLDLEKPVSKFFRTDTWPLTFAVKFYPPEPSQLKEDITRYHLCLQVRNDILEGRLPCTFVTHALLGSYLVQSEMGDYDAEEMPTRAYLKDFKIAPNQTAELEDKVMDLHKTHKGQSPAEAELHYLENAKKLAMYGVDLHPAKDSEGVDIMLGVCASGLLVYRDKLRINRFAWPKILKISYKRHHFYIKIRPGEFEQYESTIGFKLANHRAAKKLWKSCVEHHTFFRLMTPEPVSKSKMFPVFGSTYRYKGRTQAESTNTPVDRTPPKFNRTLSGARLTSRSMDALALAEKEKVARKSSTLDHRGDRNADGDAHSRSPIKNKKEKLMRQSSTGTASASSQSSLEGDYETNLEIEAIEAEPPVQDADKEAKLREKKQKEKEEKERKEREKRELEEKKKAEKAAKAALAAGAAAGAAVNGNDELNDSNKSDKSSGRRGVGIFSSGRKSKSGSPSKDGKDKSGKDKDKEVGRLGLVVTSGLGDNQQDQNLDEAARNAAKNRGSTTPGVTRQYEYAVDNDGNTSPTRKSYTPGGFRYDQDPNSRKSGADGQEQLSPTSQQKKIGLAFNYAPGNENALKETAEKLKAGQLSPRTQDKLNRGQLSPKSRAKLLQDPLLSPTTRAKLQGSAVDAAAVPLSDSQKRSYSPTKGPQGYSSGAPGSYKPISDPTADFLESQRYIKEPGYVGPSKADVAAGLAGAAGAAGSKKPGSPTKTGKGAPGAGAAAAAGAAGAAAAAAKPKKRRVKIMVITSKFDPSTKRIDAENGSIEHSTGILDPATGLIDTKYGVIDPKKGTLEALNTKTGKKEVFQGDVDGKTGNLHLVSGVADPKTGRLDDTLGQIVCITPQDNPVVELTVITSRIDPATGKIDTVNGDVERSLGVLNLDTGLLDTKYGEINTRTGELKAIDPKSGKIVVSKNVKVDPGTGQITILGVVDPKTNKIDPNQGRLIEVGQQIDPIVEVTSLAGKFDSKRNIIDAKTAQVETSGGQFDPKAGKIDTKYGQIDLVKHTITFNDPKSGKTVTRDIKIEPATGQIVLKNQVNPKNNKPDKDYARIISLRIVQQRVDPATKAPITEVSASKDKDIVVDPKSNQIWVPTGATDPATKEQQYISSSVDPKTGYVITIYGYLDPKTNEIKKQTKLDPNTIKIEPTSGKIYTATGEVDQATGEPLYAATQVDPESGEVYTKLARVDPKTGKIVIVRILLISKTDERGRPEEIDPSTCEIDPVSGRVLKFFNKTVYVYNMIDPVTGEIVQVDPNDPRFAGARTTVTHTMTLTGEIDPVTGRIKSEYGDIDPNTGDIDPATAVTDPVTGKLILNYAQIDPSHFGKQAQVQTTTETVPITRQQFFDGVKHISKGALRRDSEGSSDDDMTGQYGTEQVNDVLIGSPAGQAGGKLGKPVSTPTVVKTTTKQVLTKNIDGVTHNVEEEVRNLGTGEVTYSTQEHKADATPTDLSGAYVTATAVTTRTATTHEDLGKNAKTEQLEEKTVATTRTHDPNKQQQRVVTQEVKTTATVTSGDQYQRRDSVSSTSSGDSGTPIDGPYDGASVVRTDNQKSPLFTTSATTGPHVESTRVVLGEDTPGFSGHGEIISTQTVSSKTRTVETITYKTERDGIVETRVEQKITIQSDGDPIDHDKALAEAIQEATAMNPDMTVEKIEIQQQTQ, encoded by the exons TGTCCAAGTTCTTCCGCACGGACACTTGGCCTCTCACCTTCGCCGTCAAGTTCTATCCTCCGGAGCCATCGCAGCTGAAGGAGGACATCACGCGCTACCATTTGTGCCTGCAGGTGCGCAATGACATCCTGGAGGGCCGACTGCCCTGCACATTCGTTACCCACGCTCTGCTCGGATCCTACCTGGTGCAGTCGGAGATGGGGGACTACGATGCCGAAGAAATGCCCACCAGGGCCTACCTAAAGGACTTCAAGATCGCACCAAATCAGACTGCCGAGTTGGAGGATAAGGTCATGGATCTGCACAAGACCCACAA gGGACAATCGCCCGCCGAGGCCGAGCTACACTACCTGGAGAATGCTAAGAAGCTGGCCATGTACGGCGTGGACTTGCATCCCGCCAAGGATTCCGAGGGCGTGGACATCATGCTGGGCGTTTGTGCCTCCGGCTTGCTCGTCTACCGCGATAA ATTGCGCATAAACCGCTTTGCCTGGCCCAAGATCCTGAAGATCTCCTACAAGCGCCACCATTTCTACATCAAGATCCGACCGGGTGAATTCGAGCAATACGAATCCACCATTGGCTTCAAACTGGCCAACCATCGTGCCGCCAAGAAACTGTGGAAGTCCTGCGTGGAGCACCACACCTTCTTCCGCCTGATGACCCCCGAGCCGGTCAGCAAGTCCAAGATGTTCCCGGTCTTCGGGTCCACCTACCGCTACAAGGGTCGCACTCAGGCCGAGAGTACGAACACACCCGTGGATCGTACTCCTCCGAAGTTCAACAGGACTCTGTCCGGAGCTCGTCTTACTTCCAGGAGCATGGATG CTCTGGCCTTggccgaaaaggaaaaggTGGCTAGGAAGAGCAGCACCCTGGATCATCGGGGAGATCGAAATGCCGATGGCGATGCCCACAGCCGCAGTCCAATCAAGAACAAGAAGGAGAAG TTGATGCGACAGTCGAGCACCGGCACGGCTTCGGCCTCCTCGCAAAGTTCCCTCGAGGGTGACTACGAGACCAACCTAGAGATTGAGGCCATCGAGGCTGAGCCCCCCGTTCAG GATGCTGATAAGGAGGCTAAGTTGCGTGAGAAGAAGcaaaaggagaaggaggagaaggagcgaAAGGAGCGGGAGAAGCGTGAGTtggaggagaagaagaaggccGAAAAGGCTGCCAAGGCAGCACTTGCCGCTGGTGCCGCTGCAGGAGCGGCTGTTAATG gCAATGACGAGCTGAATGATTCCAACAAGTCTGACAAGTCCTCAGGCAGACGT GGCGTTGGCATATTCTCCTCGGGTCGCAAGAGCAAGAGCGGTTCCCCATCCAAGGATGGCAAGGATAAGTCCGGAAAGGATAAGGACAAGGAGGTGGGTCGACTTGGTCTGGTCGTTACGTCCGGTCTGGGCGATAATCAGCAGGATCAGAACCTGGACGAGGCGGCTAGGAATGCGGCTAAGAACCGAGGATCCACCACTCCGGGTGTCACTAGGCAGTATGAGTATGCCGTGGATAATGATGGCAATACCAGTCCCACAAGGAAATCATACACCCCTGGTGGCTTCCGCTACGATCAGGATCCTAACTCTAGGAAATCCGGTGCCgatggccaggagcagctgtcTCCTACCTCGCAGCAAAAGAAGATTGGTTTGGCCTTTAACTATGCTCCTGGTAACGAGAACGCCTTGAAGGAAACGGCTGAGAAGCTGAAGGCAGGACAGCTGTCTCCTCGCACCCAGGATAAGCTGAACCGCGGTCAACTTTCGCCCAAATCGCGGGCTAAGCTTCTTCAGGATCCACTCCTCTCGCCCACCACCCGCGCTAAGCTCCAGGGCAGCGCTGTGGATGCGGCTGCTGTTCCTCTGAGTGATTCCCAGAAGCGATCCTACTCGCCCACCAAGGGACCCCAGGGCTACTCCTCTGGAGCTCCAGGAAGCTACAAGCCCATCTCAGATCCCACGGCTGATTTCCTGGAATCCCAGCGCTACATTAAGGAGCCCGGATACGTTGGCCCCTCCAAAGCTGACGTTGCTGCTGGTCTTGCTGGTGCTGCAGGTGCTGCTGGATCTAAGAAGCCTGGTTCTCCCACCAAGACAGGAAAGGGAGctccaggagctggagctgcggcagcagctggagccgcaggagctgcagcagcagcggccaaGCCGAAAAAGAGGCGTGTCAAGATCATGGTCATCACCTCCAAATTCGATCCCTCCACCAAGCGTATTGATGCGGAGAACGGAAGTATTGAGCACTCCACTGGCATTCTAGATCCCGCCACCGGACTCATTGACACCAAATATGGCGTGATTGATCCCAAGAAGGGAACATTGGAGGCTCTGAATACCAAGACCGGAAAGAAGGAGGTGTTCCAGGGCGATGTTGATGGCAAGACGGGCAATCTTCATTTGGTATCTGGTGTGGCGGATCCAAAGACAGGACGCCTTGACGACACCCTTGGTCAGATCGTTTGCATCACACCCCAGGATAATCCTGTGGTGGAGCTAACAGTGATCACCAGTCGCATCGATCCTGCAACCGGAAAGATCGACACAGTTAACGGAGATGTGGAGCGCTCCTTGGGCGTCCTGAACTTGGATACTGGCCTGCTGGATACCAAGTATGGAGAGATTAACACACGCACCGGCGAACTTAAGGCCATTGATCCGAAGTCTGGCAAGATTGTAGTCAGCAAGAATGTTAAAGTGGATCCGGGCACTGGCCAGATCACGATCCTGGGCGTTGTAGATCCCAAGACGAACAAGATCGATCCGAACCAGGGTCGCCTCATTGAGGTGGGCCAACAGATTGACCCAATTGTGGAGGTCACTTCCTTGGCGGGCAAGTTCGATTCCAAGAGGAACATCATCGATGCCAAGACGGCTCAGGTGGAGACCTCTGGAGGTCAGTTCGACCCGAAGGCCGGCAAGATTGATACCAAATACGGACAGATTGATCTGGTTAAGCATACGATCACGTTCAATGACCCGAAATCAGGAAAGACGGTTACTAGGGACATTAAGATTGAACCAGCCACCGGACAGATTGTCCTGAAGAACCAGGTCAATCCGAAGAACAACAAGCCCGACAAGGATTATGCCAGGATTATCTCTTTGAGGATCGTGCAACAGCGCGTGGATCCGGCCACTAAGGCGCCCATCACTGAAGTCAGTGCCTCCAAGGACAAGGACATCGTGGTGGACCCCAAGTCCAACCAGATTTGGGTACCTACGGGAGCCACCGATCCTGCCACCAAGGAGCAGCAGTACATCTCCAGCAGCGTGGACCCCAAGACGGGATACGTTATCACCATCTATGGCTACCTGGACCCCAAGACCAACGAGATCAAGAAACAGACCAAGCTCGACCCCAACACAATCAAGATCGAACCCACGTCCGGAAAGATATACACTGCCACCGGGGAGGTGGATCAGGCCACTGGGGAGCCGTTGTACGCGGCCACCCAGGTGGATCCCGAATCCGGCGAGGTTTACACCAAGCTGGCCCGCGTCGATCCCAAGACGGGCAAGATCGTGATCGTGCGCATCCTGCTTATCTCGAAGACCGACGAGCGTGGTCGCCCGGAGGAGATCGATCCCTCCACATGCGAAATCGATCCCGTCTCCGGCCGCGTTCTTAAGTTCTTCAATAAGACCGTTTATGTTTACAATATGATTGACCCTGTGACCGGTGAAATTGTTCAGGTGGACCCCAATGACCCGCGTTTCGCTGGCGCCCGCACCACGGTGACCCACACGATGACGCTGACAGGGGAGATTGACCCCGTGACCGGCAGGATTAAGAGCGAGTATGGCGACATTGACCCGAACACGGGAGACATTGATCCCGCCACGGCTGTCACGGATCCCGTGACCGGAAAACTGATCCTCAACTATGCCCAGATCGATCCCTCGCACTTCGGCAAACAGGCGCAGGTGCAAACCACCACGGAAACGGTACCCATCACCCGCCAGCAGTTCTTCGACGGAGTCAAGCACATAAGCAAGGGCGCTCTACGGCGGGATTCCGAGGGCAGCTCCGATGACGACATGACCGGACAGTATGGTACCGAACAGGTCAATGACGTCTTGATCGGCAGTCCAGCGGGACAGGCGGGCGGCAAGCTGGGCAAGCCAGTGAGCACGCCCACGGTGGTGAAGACCACCACCAAACAGGTGCTGACCAAGAACATCGATGGCGTGACCCACAATGTGGAAGAGGAGGTGCGCAACCTGGGCACCGGCGAGGTCACCTACTCCACGCAGGAACACAAG GCTGATGCTACACCCACCGACCTGAGTGGCGCCTATGTCACGGCCACCGCAGTCACCACCCGCACCGCCACCACGCACGAGGATCTGGGCAAGAACGCCAAGacggagcagctggaggagaagaCGGTGGCCACCACCCGCACCCACGATCccaacaagcagcagcagcgcgtCGTCACCCAGGAGGTGAAGACGACGGCGACTGTCACCAGTGGGGATCAG TATCAGAGGAGGGATAGCGTTTCCTCGACCAGCTCCGGCGATTCGGGCACGCCCATCGACGGACCCTACGATGGTGCCAGTGTGGTGCGCACAGATAACCAG AAATCTCCGCTGTTTACGACCTCCGCCACAACTGGACCCCATGTGGAAAGCACCCGAGTGGTTCTGGGTGAGGACACACCCGGCTTCTCCGGACATGGCGAAATCATCTCCACCCAAACCGTGAGCAGCAAAACCCGCACTGTGGAAACCATTACC TACAAAACCGAACGCGATGGCATTGTGGAGACACGAGTGGAACAGAAGATAACCATTCAGTCCGATGGAGATCCGATCGATCATGACAAAGCCTTGGCCGAGGCAATACAA GAAGCGACGGCCATGAATCCGGACATGACAGTCGAGAAGATTGAAATTCAGCAGCAAACGCAGTag